One window of the Gavia stellata isolate bGavSte3 chromosome 9, bGavSte3.hap2, whole genome shotgun sequence genome contains the following:
- the MARCHF8 gene encoding E3 ubiquitin-protein ligase MARCHF8 isoform X1, whose translation MNMPLHQISVIPAQDVTSSRVSRSKTKEKEEQNEKALGHSVSRSSNISKAGSPTSISAPHSFSRTSVTPSNQDICSSSAVFSECCHHSPVQSAVVLKNPHCQSPLTQGVTVTVICQDTLHAAKRNSHGQDRGQALRSAKNVKPTRSLKFSKSLNDVDQKAQSTSECFDYVERTRSEGKLTPTQEQCLRINKFHLKERKPLNLRPLSFSNSKHSYIPSLSNYSSASGGAENHSTVHIPLLEDKVDHDTSRSKKLLRYLFSFSHTSSTSSLHKFHELESYSSHFQAEKSSSVLVESTDFCSDDMGDDDVFEDSTSVKWKTKEQRAPLCSVEKDSDLDCPSPLSEKFPPLSPVSTSGDTCRICHCEGDDESPLITPCHCTGSLHFVHQACLQQWIKSSDTRCCELCKYEFIMETKLKPLRKWEKLQMTASERRKIMCSVTFHIIAITCVVWSLYVLIDRTAEEIKQGQTTGILEWPFWTKLVVVAIGFTGGLLFMYVQCKVYVQLWKRLKAYNRVIYVQNCPETSKKNIFEKPALMEPNFESKEMLGVHHSDTNSSHYTEPEDCAAEILHV comes from the exons GCTGGAAGTCCAACCTCTATCTCTGCCCCACATAGCTTCTCTCGGACTTCTGTTACACCATCCAACCAGGACATCTGCAG TTCCAGTGCAGTGTTTTCTGAGTGTTGTCATCACAGTCCAGTGCAGTCTGCTGTTGTCTTGAAAAATCCTCACTGCCAGAGCCCTCTGACACAAGGGGTCACTGTGACAGTAATCTGTCAGGACACGTTACATGCAGCAAAGAGAAACTCCCATGGGCAGGATCGGGGCCAGGCACTCAGGTCTGCTAAGAATGTAAAGCCTACGCGCAGTCTGAAATTCTCCAAGTCCCTCAATGACGTGGACCAGAAGGCGCAGAGCACCAGTGAGTGCTTTGACTATGTGGAGCGAACACGCTCAGAAGGCAAATTGACCCCAACTCAAGAGCAGTGTTTAAGGATTAACAAATTTCATCTTAAAGAGAGGAAACCGCTGAATCTCAGGCCTCTTTCTTTTAGCAATTCTAAGCACTCCTACATCCCCTCCCTTTCCAACTACTCGAGTGCATCGGGAGGAGCAGAGAACCACAGCACTGTACATATCCCCTTGCTGGAGGACAAAGTGGACCATGACACCTCAAGGAGCAAAAAACTGTTGCgttaccttttttccttctcccacacctccagcaccagcagcctgcATAAGTTCCACGAGCTGGAGAGCTATTCCAGTCACTTCCAAGCTGAGAAATCCTCCAGCGTGCTGGTGGAAAGCACGGACTTCTGCTCTGATGATATGGGAGACGATGACGTCTTTGAGGACAGCACCtcagtgaaatggaaaacaaaagagcagCGGGCACCGCTGTGTTCAGTTGAGAAGGACAGTGACCTTGACTGCCCTTCCCCCCTCTCAGAAAAattcccccctctctcccctgtgTCCACATCGGGGGATACCTGCAG GATATGTCACTGTGAAGGAGATGATGAGAGCCCTTTGATTACCCCCTGTCACTGCACGGGAAGTCTTCATTTTGTGCACCaagcctgcctgcagcaatgGATCAAGAGCTCAGATACGCGATGCTGTGAACTGTGCAAGTATGAGTTCATCATGGAGACAAAACTGAAGCCTTTGCGAAAG TGGGAGAAGCTGCAGATGACGGCCAGCGAGAGGAGGAAGATCATGTGCTCTGTAACATTCCATATCATTGCCATCACCTGCGTTGTGTGGTCTCTCTATGTCCTGATAGACAGGACCGCTGAAGAGATTAAACAGGGACAGACTACTG ggATTCTAGAGTGGCCATTTTGGACTAAGCTGGTGGTTGTGGCTATTGGTTTCACTGGAGGACTTCTGTTCATGTATGTACAATGCAAAGTGTACGTACAGCTGTGGAAGAGACTTAAAGCTTATAACCGAGTAATATATGTACAAAACTGTCCAGAAACTagcaaaaagaatatttttgaaaaacctGCACTAATGGAGCCAAACTTtgaaagtaaagaaatgcttggGGTGCACCATTCAGACACAAACTCTTCACATTACACAGAGCCAGAAGACTGTGCTGCAGAAATCCTTCACGTCTGA